The nucleotide window TACTGCTTCGACAAAGTTGAGCGTATATAATGCTCCTTCGATTTGGGGTATTTTGAGTACGTTGATGATGTTATCTTTGTTGAACATTGCGTAAGAGCTTGCAATATTCAAAATGCTGTCCACCGAGTTAAGTCCAAAGTCGTTGTTGCGAAGGATTCGTTGAATGGCTTCTAATTCTCCTCCTTGGATGATGCGGCTACTTGGTATGCTACGTCTGGTCAGTGTAAGAGATTCCTCGACTACTTCTAAATAATATAATAGTTCATCTAATTTGAATACAAAATTGAGTGAATCGAAACTTTTGAATGTAACGTTTTCTAACTTCTGCGCATTATCTATCAGAAAATTGAAAGTGTTTGTAAGATTTTTCATTcggttttcaaataaatgattaATATGTACCTGATTATTGTTTGCGACTATTAAGGAATTTATAGAGCTATTGATAACTTTCAAATCTTCCGCGTCAGGACTCCCTGATACGTATTTCCAAGCCCTACCGAGTGATTCCCATCTCTTGAATCTATTCTGAGGCGTAATTCAATCAAATGTTAGATTGATTTGGTCTATCTTTTTCCTAATAACTTGTTCGAAAAGCGAATCGGTTAGATCAAaactcagttcaatcaaaggtaattgcctatttccggggattaaaccacccgacttggacgttaatttacaatgttatgaaaactcatatgtgaatatgtacgttatgtggaaggtattgatttggaaaatgtattggaggtaaccactttcccttcgatgggactcgaacccatgaccctacagtacgctagactggtgctcttaaccaactaagctacgaaggacctccgtcggccttcgcaacctagcggctactgaacgagctcgagattcccaaatcggacgcatagtcaaatcactcgcaatccatttatcaagccaatacttccacatgtgtattatacacgtccacattagaggagcgtgagtatttagaatgtctggcggctatatacattcttcatcagcaacggtactgatcaagtgaggttgtgtaagctataaGGCTTGATAAAtgaattgcgagtgatttgactatgcgtccaatttgggaatctcgagctcgttcagtagccgctaggttgcgaaggccgacggaggtccttcgtagcttagttggttaaagcaccagtctagcgtactgtagggtcatgcgttcgagtcccatcgaagggaaagtggttacctccaatacattttccaaatcaataccttccacataacgtacatattcacatatgagttttcataagatCAAAACTGTTAACTGCATAATTGAACAAATCTATAGCTTCCTTGAAATCTGTCAAATTTATAGGATGTATTATTCTGTCGTAGTTGCTGCTAATCCTGACTTGCCCTAGAGGTATGATTGCTAGGGAGTCGTGGGTTAGATCGTATATACGGATGTCTGTCCAAGCCGTTGGTGTCCAGAGTAGGACACATAGTCTGAATAGAAGTCATGAGAATAACGTCTCGTaagtttaattatatttttaagtttttcctaTGGATTTTTATATCTTTGGTGTCGGTAACTGTTTTATCGTTTTGTTCCTTTATTTCGACTAATCTTTACCTTTGGCCTTTATTTTAGCAAGAATTTCTCTACTTCTTATGTCCTGATACCCTTTGTCTGTTtctactatttttgcattttgtctATCAGCTTCTCTAGCAATATTGTCTTTGGCGGTTTGTCTTATGTGTTGTTTTGTCATGTTAATATCCTTTAAGTCCAGCGACGTGGAGTTCCCAAATATTATTTGTCTTGGTGTCAAGTTTGTTGTCGAGTGCTTGGCATCATTATATAAGGCTGTTATTAAAGAAAGTCCTTGATAGAGGGTCAGATTGATAATTTTGCGTCGGTTCGCTAAATACATTTCTAAAACAGTGTTATGGAACCTCTCGATGATGCCATTGCTATTGCTGCTACTGGCATAGTGAACGGCAACACCGTTTTCTTCCAAGAATgttctgaaattttgacttcGAAATGAAGTAGCTTGATCACAGGTGATCGATTTAGGTATCCCgaaagttttaaaatatttgataagGGTTTCGGATAGTTCCTCGCTGGTTTCGTTGCAGATTTTGTAGATTTGGGCAAATTTGGAAAAAGAATCAACGATTGTTAAGAACTTCTCTCCTTCTTTAATATAAACGTCTATGAAAATATTCTCCAACGGTTTATCATATGTTCTTCtcgtgattgaaattttgaatggatGCCTTTCATATTTAGCAAATTTACAATCCTGGCATTCCTTCGCGAAAGTCTTAACAATCGATAACATCTCTGGGAAAAATACTGACTGACGAACTTCTTCGTAATTAAGCTTCCAATTTCTATGGTTGAAATTATGGGTTTTACGAACAAATTCATCTTGGTCTCTTGAAATTAAATCTGGTAACTTGAGGTTGCAGAATTGGATTCTCATCCCTTTGAAATTGTTATGTATGATTTGTAAGCAAGATTTCACAACTGTTGGTGGAGCAAAGATTCCATTCGTTATTCCAGGAGCTAGATAATTTTTAAGGATTTGCATTAGTTGGTCCTCCGTATAATCATCCTGGTGGAATATGTGCCTGCTAAAACCTGGAAATACAGAATAAGAAATGTGAGGGGACTTTTTCTTGTCTTGGGATATATGCATAATGAGTTGGTTTCTGAACTTATTTACTATGTCGGGCCCATAGACAGGATCATTTTCGTATAATTCATTTTCCAATACAGTTTGTAAATTCACTTCAGATTCTTCAATTCGTGGTATTCTGGATAGTCCGTCAGCTACCACGTTTTGTTTCCCTTTTTGTATATCAGTTGGAAATCGAATTGTTCCAGATACAGACGTTGGCGAGTTACTCGACCTGTGGCATCAGTCAATTTGAGTTCCTTTGTTAGAGGCTCGTGATCTGTATAAATGGTAAATTTCATACCATGCAGATATAGCCTGAACTTTTTGGCTGCAAAGTAAATAGTCAGAAGTTCCTTGTCTGTGGCAGAGTATTTCTCCTCTGCTCTCGATAAAGTTCGCGAAAGATACGCGATTGGTTTTTCGTGCCCGTCTTCCATTTGTGTCAGGACCGCTCCGATCGCGTGATTAGACGCATCGGTGGTCAAAATGAACGGCTTTTCTAAATCGGGATAAGCAAGTAAGAGTTTCGTGCTCATGATCTCTTTAAGCTCACTAAACGCCTTTTCATATTCAGAATTAAGAACGATAAGTTTATTCTTTCCCCGAAGCATGCTTGTCATTGGCTTCGCAATTTTAGCAAAACCCGGTATAAAGCGTCTGTAATATGAAACAGTACCTAGGAACGATTTAAGTTCCTTCGGTGTTTTCGGAAGAGGCCAATTTTTGACTGCCTCTACCTTGTTTGGGTTAGGTTTAACCCCTTCTGTTGTTACGACATGTCCTAGGAATTCTACCTCCTTACGTAGGAATTCGGACTTGTCAcactgaatttttaaatttgcctCTTTCAGTGTGGTCATAACTTTCTGAATATCCTTCATGTGTTCTTCCAGCGAGCTGGAGAAAATAATGATATCGTCCATATAGACGAAACATCTTACTCCAACATGCTTACGTAGCACAGAATCCATAAGTCGTTGAAATGTCGCGGGCGCATTCCTTAACCCGAACGGCATTCGCACAAATTCATATTTTCCGCTGTCGACATTGAATGCCGTCTTTGGAATATCAGCTGGGTCTACCTCTATCTGGTGGAAGCCACTAGCAAAATCAATTACAGAAAAATATTGCGCTTTCCCTAAGCGGTCTAGAATTTCGCTTATCTCGGGAATAGGGTAACGATCCGCAGGTGTGActttattcaacttcctatagTCAACAACAATGCGATACTTTTGCACTCCTGAATTGTCGGCTTTCTTCGGAACGACCCAAATGGGGGAGGTCCACGCAGAAGAAGACTCTCGTATGATACCGGAGCTCAACATTTTCTGAATCTGTTCGCTCACTCTTTCTCTAAGATGGTACGGGTATTTATACGTTCGCTGATGAATCGGATTGCTATCGGAGGTTTCAATTTTGTGTTTTACCTGGTGATTGAAGTCTAATCTCTGTCCTTCTTGGTAGGAAATACTTTTGAAAGGTTGTAATGTTTTTGCTAACAGTTTAACTTCCTCTTTACTTAAGTGATCCGCGGGGAAATTGAGTTTCGAGCGAGTTTCATTttgatttaagaaaaaaatgttcgttcTCGAGCGGTTTAGCTTCGTTCAGTTTAGCATGTGTAGTGCTGAATACATGCACGGTGGCACGGTTGTTTTTGGCGGCATACAAATCAGGTTGTAATGTGACGCCGGTTGTTAAATTAATTTCGTCTTCAATGAGAAATGTCCCATTTGACGTAGTATTTATTTCTACTACATTTTCCGTTTGTTCGTGAAAGTTCCATGAACTCAGGTAGTATTTTGAAAGTTCAAAGTTATGCTTTCCAATCATCAGCTGATGATTGCCTGAATCTATTTTCGCTTTCATTTCTGCCAAATTTTCATAGCCAATGAGGCCATCGAAAAACTCATGAAATTTGAAAACGTGGAAGGGTAATTTCTTATTCAATACACTGGGAAAAATATTCATATGGATCATTCTATCAATTATAAACTTGCCATTCTTATTTGTTATAATCGCGGGTTTGTCTGTTATTTTAGAGTTACGCACATTTTTCGGATTTATGTACGATTTATTCGCGCCCGTATCAACTAAAAATTAAAGTACACCTTTTTTAGACCGGCAGCGAATGTATGGAATAAAATTGTTTACGTTGTTGTTTTCGTTTCgtcgtaaaaatttgaatcatcACTCTGCACTGCATTCACGTTTTCATCATTTTCTTCATCGTCACTGATATCTACGTCGACTTCGTTGTTGTTGTGTTCTGCGCGGGGCTTAGGTTGATGCACTTTTCTATACGCAAATTTATTACCGTTCGCATTAGTTTTGCCATAataattgttgttgttgttagaACCACTGCTACCGGGCTGACTCTGGGGTTTAGATTGTGAATGAAATCTGAACGGCTTAGATCGGATTTCGGCATTTTGGTTGATGCATACGGCTTCGTATGCTTCTTCTAACGATTGCGGTTTGGATTGCCTTATGATGGAGGCCAGGGGTTCACCTATGTTGTCAAGGTATTTTGCAACGCTTAATATATCTATAATTTGTTTCTCTGAAATTGGGTTGGATGAAAGATTCGCCTTCAATCGTGTATTTATCTCTTTACATTCATTATAAAATTTAAGATGGGTTTTGTCTTTACGACTGATATTAAATAATGCTGACACATTAGTAGCAAAGTCTCGGTGGTCCCCATATTGCTCGAGGAGCACCTGTTTGATACCACTGATGGTATCGGGATTGCCATTTGCGCATACTACCGCGCGAGCATCccctttaattttattttttattgctctaaGATACATAGAGCTAATTGAGTCGGGCTGGCCGTTAGCCCCTTTGATTTTGAACATCTCGTACAGCTCATCTACTTCACGTAGCCAGCTGGATAGTTCCTTCTTATTACCGGTGAATTCCGATAAGTTTTTTATTGGGTCGGGAATAGAGAATTTGCTGCTACTCCCAACCGTTAATAAAATTCTTAGCTGTTCTAATTCAGCTTTAAGTGCTTCGATTTCGGAGGCTCTAGTTTCGGGCATTTTTGCAATATAAATAATATATCAAGTATAAGtgtaaatgaaaaaatgttttactTACAGTAGCGAAGGCTGCATCCACGGGTTCTCTGCTGCTCGTTGCTGTGCGGCGGGATTTTCCACTATTTAAACACCTCACTAACTATCCCACTTCTGACACCACTTAGGGCAGGGGATACCTTCACTGActttttaaaaaactttttattaCAATAAACACTAACTTTATTTACTACACTACTTGCACTGACCAGAGCACTGATGAAAAAGAGGCCGAGCCACGCTGTTGCTGGCAGTTTTATAAT belongs to Armigeres subalbatus isolate Guangzhou_Male unplaced genomic scaffold, GZ_Asu_2 Contig1797, whole genome shotgun sequence and includes:
- the LOC134203340 gene encoding uncharacterized protein LOC134203340 codes for the protein MPETRASEIEALKAELEQLRILLTVGSSSKFSIPDPIKNLSEFTGNKKELSSWLREVDELYEMFKIKGANGQPDSISSMYLRAIKNKIKGDARAVVCANGNPDTISGIKQVLLEQYGDHRDFATNVSALFNISRKDKTHLKFYNECKEINTRLKANLSSNPISEKQIIDILSVAKYLDNIGEPLASIIRQSKPQSLEEAYEAVCINQNAEIRSKPFRFHSQSKPQSQPGSSGSNNNNNYYGKTNANGNKFAYRKVHQPKPRAEHNNNEVDVDISDDEENDENVNAVQSDDSNFYDETKTTT